From Longimicrobiaceae bacterium:
CTGGCCCACGTCCTGTGCGTGGATCTGGTCGCGGATCACACGGCGGGCCCGGAACACGCCCGAGGCCAGCACCGATCCCGCCTCCACGAACTCGTGGTACTGCAGCCGCCGCAGGCCGTAGACGAGCAGGAAGAGCGTCACGCCCGCACCCGCCGCGGCCACCGACATCACCGCCGGAGGCGGCGCGAAGACCAGCGACAGCCCCAGCATCGCGAGCACGGTGGCCGTCACGTACAGTACGATCACCGCGCTGCGGTGCGTCAGCCCCAGCGCCAGCAGGCGGTGGTGGATGTGGCGCCCGTCGGCCTGCGAGAGGGGGACGCCGCGCAGCCACCGCCGGACGATCGCCAGGCTGGTGTCCAGGATGGGGACCGCCAGGGCGAAGAGCGGCACGACCGCGAGGATGGCCGTCGCGCTCTTCTGCGACCCGTACACCGAGAGCACCGCGAGCATGAAGCCGACGAAGAGGCTTCCCGAGTCGCCGAGGAAGATGCGCGCGGGATTGAAGTTGAAGCGCAGGAAGCCGAGCAGGGAGCCCAGGAGCGCCACGGAAAGGAGGCTGACCTCCAGGTTCCCCAGCGCCAGCGACACCGTGAGCGTGGTCACCAGCGCCACCAGGGCGATCCCGGTGGCAAGGCCGTCGAGCCCGTCGATCAGGTTGAAGGCGTTCGTCACGCCGACGATCCAGAGGATCGTGAGGGGGAGCGCGAACCACCCCAGCGCCAGCTCCGTCGACCCCACCCCCACCACGTCGATCCGGAAGCCGTACGCGTACACCACGAACGCCGCCACCAGCTGCGCGACCAGCTTCGCTCCCGGACGGAGCCCCCGCACGTCGTCCACCAGCCCGGTGGCGAAGATGATTCCTCCCCCGAACAGCACACCGTAGAAGAAGCTCCGCGGCCCGCTGAGGAGCTCCACCCCGCCCAGGGAGGCGAGGGCCGTCACCAGCAGTCCGGCGCCCATGGCCAGGAACACCGCCACGCCGCCGACCCGCGGAAGCGGCTCCGTGTGCACGCGGCGGTCCTCGTGCGGCGGATCGAACATCTGCCACGCGACCGCCGTACGGATCACCACAGGTGTGAGGACGAAGCCCGAAAGGAGAGCTACCGCGAAGATGACGGCGTGCGCAAGCATCAGCAGAATCGGGGCGTGGAAGTCAGAGCGGCCGGGACGCGGACGGAAGCGGGAGGGCGGCGCCACCGGAGCGGCGCGCCGGTCGGGCGGAGAGTCGGCTCAAGGACTTGGAAGGGGGACGGCAGGTCTCCACCGGGGCAATCCAGGATCGTTGAATGGTCCGCCGCACGTCGCCACCGCTCCGCGAAGTGGCCGAAGGTCTCGCACGGCCGTTCCCGTGCTCCGACGCATGCTGACGATCGACGGGAGCCCGGGGTCACGCGCATTGCATTCCCGTTTCCCATAGGCCCCGGACCCGACCCGGCCGGGTGCCACCCGCCCCAGCGGAGGCAGGGTCGGGGACGGTGTCGCACTGTGGCATGCGGCACTACCCGGATGAAGCGGAAGATCATACAGCAGAAGCGCCCGCCACGCAATGCCGAAGTGGACGGCAGGGATGGCCGCACCCCGGGCTCGCGCGGCGGGCGGGTCACGCCGGTCCGGCCACGAGCTGCACCGGCTCGCGGAACTCTCCCGAGAGTCCCACCACTCGGGCGTTCCCCTCGACCCGGCGCATCACGCCCCGGGTGTCCACCACCAGCCGGGCATGCTCGGCCACGCGCGCATAATCGACGTCACCGTGGTCCGTAACGATGACGATGACGTCCTGCTGGGCGAGCGTTTCCCCGTCGAGCGGGGCGCTGTGCATCGGCAGGTCGCGGAGCGGCGTGTGCCCGTCGTCGGCGA
This genomic window contains:
- a CDS encoding MraY family glycosyltransferase; this translates as MLAHAVIFAVALLSGFVLTPVVIRTAVAWQMFDPPHEDRRVHTEPLPRVGGVAVFLAMGAGLLVTALASLGGVELLSGPRSFFYGVLFGGGIIFATGLVDDVRGLRPGAKLVAQLVAAFVVYAYGFRIDVVGVGSTELALGWFALPLTILWIVGVTNAFNLIDGLDGLATGIALVALVTTLTVSLALGNLEVSLLSVALLGSLLGFLRFNFNPARIFLGDSGSLFVGFMLAVLSVYGSQKSATAILAVVPLFALAVPILDTSLAIVRRWLRGVPLSQADGRHIHHRLLALGLTHRSAVIVLYVTATVLAMLGLSLVFAPPPAVMSVAAAGAGVTLFLLVYGLRRLQYHEFVEAGSVLASGVFRARRVIRDQIHAQDVGQVVRHAKTLEEVNAILEDNATLFEFLHMEVCRERAHGSRPLVLFNGHAARAWKLDYPVTSHDFVESDDYVLRIWCNPRTGSRPYGAERVAQILAPMVEEWMERYGPQRGASRPFAHAELELVEPHSRAEVLEPAKVARLSVRSQPVR
- a CDS encoding UDP binding domain-containing protein codes for the protein RKVADALNDESRAVRGSRVLVLGVAYKKDVDDLRESPALEIMRLLQEKGAEVSFHDPFCTTIADDGHTPLRDLPMHSAPLDGETLAQQDVIVIVTDHGDVDYARVAEHARLVVDTRGVMRRVEGNARVVGLSGEFREPVQLVAGPA